Proteins from one Phycisphaeraceae bacterium genomic window:
- a CDS encoding glycosyltransferase: protein MQIVHVIRSLDPRYGGPPRVVTRLAAAHAGLGHQVTVVSTELDAERSSLARSALEEVPGSERLAQVTIPEKTVTPLGSLRRGGRERMPSGDLVYLHGVWDPLLRAAARVAHARGVPYVIRPAGMLTPWSLRHRRWKKRLALAAGWKRMLDQSLYVHALNRDEAETMAPVRLRAPIEIIPNGIFLEEVGALPPRGAFRREHPELGQDPFVLFLSRLHWGKGLDLLGEAFAQVVARKPDLRLVVAGPDAGVGAEFEAQTKRLGIESRVHRVGAIYGPHKIAALVDALAFCLPSEHEAFSVAITEALACGCPVVISPECHFPEVTEVGAGLIVPRNPEKIADAIERVLADSAAAARMGEAGRTLVRERFTWPEIAARSLELVQIHMARRSAVAGS, encoded by the coding sequence ATGCAGATTGTTCATGTCATTCGCTCTCTCGACCCGCGTTATGGGGGACCGCCGCGCGTCGTGACGCGACTGGCTGCGGCCCATGCGGGACTCGGGCATCAAGTCACGGTGGTCTCGACCGAGCTCGACGCCGAGAGATCGTCGCTGGCCCGCAGTGCGCTTGAAGAAGTCCCCGGTTCCGAGCGACTCGCGCAGGTCACCATCCCGGAGAAGACCGTCACACCTCTCGGGTCGCTTCGGCGCGGAGGCCGTGAGAGGATGCCATCGGGCGATCTCGTCTATCTCCATGGCGTCTGGGATCCGCTTCTCCGGGCTGCGGCGAGAGTCGCCCACGCACGCGGCGTGCCGTATGTCATTCGGCCCGCAGGCATGTTGACACCATGGTCGCTGCGGCATCGGCGCTGGAAGAAGCGGCTGGCGCTCGCGGCGGGTTGGAAACGCATGCTCGACCAGTCGCTCTATGTTCACGCGCTCAACCGCGACGAGGCCGAGACGATGGCGCCAGTTCGTCTTCGCGCGCCGATCGAGATCATTCCGAACGGCATCTTTCTCGAGGAAGTTGGCGCCTTGCCGCCGCGAGGCGCGTTCCGTCGGGAGCATCCCGAGCTGGGCCAGGACCCATTCGTGCTCTTCCTCTCCCGCCTGCACTGGGGCAAGGGGCTCGATCTCCTCGGCGAGGCGTTTGCGCAAGTCGTCGCCAGGAAGCCCGACCTCCGGCTGGTGGTGGCCGGGCCTGATGCGGGAGTCGGCGCCGAGTTCGAAGCGCAGACCAAGCGGCTCGGAATCGAGTCGCGCGTGCACCGCGTGGGGGCCATCTACGGCCCGCACAAGATCGCGGCGCTCGTCGATGCACTCGCGTTCTGCCTGCCGTCGGAGCATGAGGCATTCAGCGTCGCCATCACCGAGGCCCTCGCCTGCGGCTGCCCCGTGGTGATCTCGCCGGAGTGTCACTTCCCCGAGGTGACCGAGGTGGGCGCGGGTCTCATCGTGCCGAGGAACCCTGAGAAGATCGCCGACGCGATCGAACGCGTGCTCGCCGATTCCGCGGCCGCCGCGCGCATGGGTGAAGCGGGCCGGACGCTCGTGCGCGAGCGATTCACCTGGCCTGAGATTGCCGCGCGGAGTCTCGAACTCGTGCAGATTCACATGGCGCGACGATCGGCCGTCGCCGGCTCATGA
- a CDS encoding long-chain fatty acid--CoA ligase: MMPLSWLLERFERHAGDDAIIWHDRATSYRELLELIEAARARLRSHGIGAGQVVMLDGDFSPNSIATLLALMAERTVAVPVASHVRADRPQLAEIAQAGWLLSVDGEDRCEVTQLPHQVTHPLLKQVQALGHPGLVLFSSGATGAPKATLHDLVPLLEKFQVPRHTQRMITFLLFDHIGGFNTLMYTLANHGCVITLQARDPESVCRAIERHRAEVLPTSPTFLRLMLMSGAHRRHNCSSLQVINYATEVMPQATLDGLRRDFPQAELRQSYGLSELGILRSQSRGNDSLWVRVGGEGYETRVVDGILQIKAKSSLLGYLNAPSPFTEDGWFDTQDEVEVDGEWLRFKGRRSSLINVGGEKVYPEEVEAVILEVPNVVDAVVVKEPHPFTGNIVVAEVSLAEPEDLKEVTRRIRTHCFSKLPSFKVPVKVRPMSDDRVLERFKKKRS, from the coding sequence GTGATGCCGCTCTCGTGGCTCCTCGAGCGCTTTGAGCGACACGCCGGGGACGATGCCATCATCTGGCACGATCGCGCGACGAGCTATCGCGAGCTGCTCGAGTTGATCGAGGCGGCCCGGGCGCGGCTGCGGTCGCATGGGATCGGCGCGGGCCAGGTCGTCATGCTCGATGGCGACTTCTCGCCCAACTCGATTGCCACGCTGCTCGCGCTGATGGCGGAGCGCACGGTGGCGGTGCCGGTCGCGTCGCATGTCCGTGCGGATCGGCCGCAGCTTGCCGAGATTGCCCAGGCTGGCTGGCTCCTCTCGGTCGATGGCGAAGATCGCTGTGAAGTGACGCAACTTCCGCACCAGGTCACCCATCCGCTTCTGAAGCAGGTGCAGGCCCTCGGACACCCGGGGCTGGTGCTCTTCAGTTCGGGGGCGACAGGAGCGCCGAAGGCCACGCTCCACGATCTCGTTCCGCTGCTTGAGAAGTTCCAGGTGCCGCGCCACACGCAGCGGATGATCACCTTCCTCCTCTTCGACCACATCGGCGGCTTCAACACGCTGATGTACACGCTCGCGAACCACGGATGCGTCATCACGCTCCAGGCGCGCGACCCTGAGTCGGTCTGCCGTGCGATCGAGCGCCACCGCGCCGAGGTCCTGCCGACATCCCCGACCTTTCTGCGGCTGATGCTGATGAGCGGCGCGCATCGACGCCACAACTGCTCCTCGCTTCAGGTGATCAACTACGCCACCGAGGTCATGCCGCAGGCGACGCTCGATGGCCTGCGCCGCGACTTTCCGCAGGCGGAATTGCGACAGTCGTACGGTCTCTCCGAACTCGGCATCTTGCGATCGCAGTCGCGCGGAAACGACTCGCTCTGGGTGCGCGTCGGTGGCGAAGGCTACGAGACGCGCGTCGTCGACGGCATTCTCCAGATCAAGGCGAAGAGCTCGCTGCTCGGTTACCTGAACGCCCCCTCGCCCTTCACCGAGGATGGCTGGTTCGACACGCAGGACGAGGTCGAAGTCGATGGCGAGTGGCTGCGCTTCAAGGGGCGCCGCAGCAGCCTCATCAATGTCGGCGGCGAGAAGGTCTATCCCGAGGAAGTTGAAGCGGTGATCCTCGAAGTCCCAAATGTCGTCGACGCGGTGGTCGTGAAGGAGCCTCATCCGTTCACGGGCAACATCGTGGTCGCCGAGGTCAGCCTGGCCGAGCCCGAGGACCTCAAGGAGGTCACCCGTCGCATCCGCACCCACTGCTTCTCGAAGCTGCCCAGCTTCAAGGTTCCGGTCAAGGTCCGGCCCATGAGTGACGATCGCGTGCTGGAGCGCTTCAAGAAGAAGCGAAGCTGA
- the cysS gene encoding cysteine--tRNA ligase, with protein sequence MLTVRITNTLTRQLEPIVPLGGPGAPLLFYSCGPTVYDDAHVGNFRAFLNADMLRRTLELAGHRVRHVMNITDVGHMTDDSNADGGGEDKMAVAGRRLAEAKKSGTLPAGVEIDPRDPLAIADFYAARFLEDAKRLGLKVALESERDPSLMPRPTRLIPEMVALVERLIERGHAYVGRDGVVYFDVRSFPEYGRLSGNSLDALREGAGERISAEHQANKKHPADFMLWKPDASHLMRWPSPWGEGYPGWHLECSVMAAALLGEEIDIHSGGEDNIFPHHECEIAQSRCAFDRPSFSRTWFHTRHLFVEGEKMSKSRGNFFTARDIFAKGATPAALRLEITRAHYRINSNFTIQGLSDCQKQIDRWWRVATQLAERAGVPAEAAADEGGLPHAAKVEAAAKQAGGPGFNAPVAQSVANAAGPIERALPGFAMALAEDLNVAKALAALNEAVGDGAALAAAHPARELLALRRMDSVLGVFDRNQPVRREAGAASGGAADPLDTKVAELLAARTQARASKNFAESDRIRDELLALGVAIKDGPQGTTWTRIVR encoded by the coding sequence ATGCTCACGGTTCGAATCACCAACACGCTCACGCGACAGCTTGAGCCCATCGTGCCCCTCGGCGGTCCCGGGGCGCCGCTTCTCTTCTACTCCTGCGGCCCCACCGTCTACGACGACGCTCATGTGGGCAACTTTCGAGCGTTTCTGAACGCCGACATGCTCCGGCGCACCCTCGAACTCGCGGGACACCGGGTGCGGCATGTGATGAACATCACCGATGTCGGTCACATGACCGATGACTCCAACGCCGATGGTGGCGGAGAGGACAAGATGGCCGTGGCCGGTCGTCGGCTCGCCGAGGCGAAGAAGTCGGGCACGCTCCCGGCGGGAGTCGAGATCGATCCGCGCGACCCGTTGGCCATCGCCGATTTCTATGCGGCGCGCTTTCTCGAGGATGCGAAGCGGCTGGGGCTCAAGGTGGCCCTCGAGTCCGAGCGCGATCCCTCGCTCATGCCGCGACCGACTCGGCTCATTCCCGAGATGGTCGCGCTGGTCGAGCGCCTCATCGAGCGGGGCCACGCCTATGTCGGGCGCGACGGCGTCGTGTACTTCGATGTGCGCAGCTTTCCCGAGTATGGACGGTTGAGCGGCAACTCGCTCGACGCGCTGCGCGAAGGTGCAGGGGAGCGCATCAGCGCCGAGCACCAGGCGAACAAGAAGCATCCGGCCGACTTCATGCTCTGGAAGCCCGACGCCAGCCACCTCATGCGCTGGCCGAGCCCGTGGGGCGAGGGCTACCCGGGCTGGCATCTCGAGTGCAGTGTGATGGCCGCGGCGCTCCTCGGCGAAGAGATCGACATCCACTCAGGCGGCGAGGACAACATCTTCCCGCACCACGAGTGTGAAATCGCCCAGAGCCGCTGCGCCTTCGATCGCCCGAGCTTCTCAAGGACCTGGTTCCACACGCGGCATCTCTTCGTCGAGGGGGAGAAGATGTCGAAGAGCCGCGGCAACTTCTTCACCGCAAGGGACATCTTCGCGAAGGGTGCCACGCCTGCGGCGCTGCGGCTTGAGATCACGCGAGCGCACTATCGGATCAACTCGAACTTCACGATCCAGGGGCTTTCCGACTGCCAGAAGCAGATCGACCGCTGGTGGCGCGTCGCGACGCAGCTCGCCGAGCGCGCTGGCGTGCCTGCGGAAGCCGCCGCGGATGAAGGTGGCCTGCCGCACGCGGCGAAGGTCGAAGCCGCGGCGAAGCAGGCGGGCGGTCCCGGGTTCAACGCGCCGGTCGCGCAGAGCGTCGCCAACGCCGCCGGACCGATCGAGCGCGCCCTGCCCGGCTTTGCAATGGCGCTCGCCGAAGATCTCAATGTCGCGAAGGCCCTTGCGGCGCTGAACGAGGCGGTCGGCGATGGCGCTGCGCTCGCCGCCGCGCACCCCGCCCGCGAGTTGCTCGCACTTCGGCGCATGGACTCGGTGCTCGGCGTCTTTGATCGCAATCAGCCCGTGCGGCGCGAGGCGGGTGCGGCCTCGGGCGGCGCAGCGGACCCGCTCGACACCAAAGTCGCGGAGCTTCTCGCCGCCCGGACCCAGGCTCGCGCGTCAAAGAACTTCGCCGAGAGCGATCGGATTCGTGACGAACTGCTGGCGCTTGGCGTGGCCATCAAGGATGGCCCCCAGGGCACCACTTGGACGCGAATCGTGCGGTAG
- a CDS encoding polysaccharide deacetylase family protein, giving the protein MSDDQTITNALSFDIEDWFHIVGIEGLDEPERWPTLPTLVERCTDGILETLAARRVRATFFILGWIAERYPALVRRIGDQGHELASHSYWHRRVFDLSPQEFDEDLARSIDAIESASGRRVIGYRAPSFSITPGSEWAIDALLKRGLRYDASLFPVPRGDGGYPCEPGPHHFRGMPELPMSTMSLFGRRLAFSGGGYLRLLPPWLIRRGFSQVHAKGLPVVVYLHPRDFAPDCPRVPMPLSRRFKCYVGLRTTQPKLEMLLGRYRFDTCAAVLGVEASADATVEPSQAPHGATRS; this is encoded by the coding sequence ATGAGCGATGATCAGACCATCACGAACGCTCTCTCCTTCGATATCGAGGATTGGTTCCACATCGTTGGCATCGAGGGGCTCGATGAGCCCGAGCGATGGCCAACGCTGCCGACCCTGGTCGAGCGCTGCACCGACGGGATCCTCGAGACTCTCGCGGCGCGGCGCGTGCGCGCCACCTTCTTCATCCTCGGCTGGATCGCGGAGCGCTATCCGGCGCTGGTGCGCCGTATCGGTGATCAGGGCCATGAACTGGCCAGTCACTCGTACTGGCACCGCCGGGTCTTCGACCTCTCGCCGCAGGAGTTCGACGAGGACCTCGCGCGCTCGATTGACGCGATTGAGAGCGCCTCGGGTCGGCGCGTGATCGGCTATCGAGCGCCGTCCTTCTCGATCACGCCCGGTTCGGAGTGGGCCATCGACGCGCTCCTCAAGCGGGGGCTTCGCTACGACGCCAGCCTCTTCCCCGTGCCGCGCGGCGATGGCGGGTACCCGTGCGAGCCGGGACCTCATCACTTCCGAGGAATGCCAGAGCTGCCCATGAGCACCATGTCGCTCTTCGGACGAAGGCTCGCCTTCTCTGGTGGCGGGTACCTTCGCCTTCTGCCGCCATGGCTCATTCGTCGCGGGTTTTCGCAGGTGCACGCGAAGGGCCTGCCGGTGGTGGTCTATCTCCACCCGCGCGACTTCGCTCCAGATTGCCCGCGCGTCCCGATGCCGCTGTCGCGGCGCTTCAAGTGTTATGTCGGTCTGCGGACCACCCAGCCGAAACTCGAGATGCTGCTCGGCCGCTATCGCTTTGATACCTGCGCCGCAGTGCTGGGTGTCGAGGCCTCGGCCGACGCGACGGTCGAACCGTCGCAAGCACCGCACGGCGCCACGCGGTCGTGA
- the coaE gene encoding dephospho-CoA kinase (Dephospho-CoA kinase (CoaE) performs the final step in coenzyme A biosynthesis.), producing the protein MNGLPVIGLVGGIGSGKSLVASILRQEGCLVCDSDAMTRDLMRDPRVHRQLVEWWGSGVLDRDGEIDRGQVASVVFARPEERLRLEGLIHPLVEARREAIFANPPSGTRALVIDAPLLLEAGLKEKCDAIFFVDAPRTTRLARVAETRGWSAEEVSRRETAQWPLDRKRQAADTVLSNDGDPASLRIQVVRALEQVLAGIGRVG; encoded by the coding sequence GTGAATGGCCTTCCCGTCATCGGGCTCGTGGGTGGAATCGGCAGCGGAAAGTCGCTGGTGGCCAGCATCCTCCGCCAGGAGGGGTGCCTCGTCTGCGATTCCGATGCGATGACGCGGGATCTGATGCGCGATCCCAGGGTCCATCGCCAGCTTGTGGAGTGGTGGGGCTCCGGAGTTCTCGATCGGGATGGGGAGATTGACCGCGGCCAGGTCGCCTCGGTGGTCTTTGCACGACCAGAGGAGCGCCTTCGACTCGAGGGCCTGATCCACCCCCTGGTCGAGGCGCGTCGCGAGGCGATCTTTGCAAACCCGCCTTCGGGCACTCGGGCCTTGGTCATCGACGCCCCTTTGCTCCTCGAAGCGGGGCTCAAGGAGAAGTGCGACGCGATCTTCTTCGTGGATGCTCCGAGAACGACCAGATTGGCCCGCGTGGCGGAAACCCGGGGTTGGAGTGCCGAGGAGGTCTCGCGCCGCGAGACGGCCCAATGGCCGCTTGACCGGAAGCGGCAGGCCGCCGATACTGTTCTCAGCAACGACGGAGACCCGGCGTCGCTGCGAATTCAAGTTGTCCGGGCGCTTGAGCAGGTGCTGGCCGGAATCGGCCGCGTCGGCTGA
- the rho gene encoding transcription termination factor Rho, translating into MSKRRRRRKGGGSPGSYGSFAPSAPTVVLTPGAIPSDEQLEQEIAALEAEIQGKYDLASKDDLDLAELQKKTGEELIKLAKKEGLEEQAGLPKQKLVFEILKARAQKHGLMTATGTLEVLPDGYGFLRSPEYSYLASPDDIYVSPSQIRRFGLRKGQVVTGLVRPPKDTEIYFALLRVDKVNGREPKILADLPTFENLTPLHPNKRIHLEMLGQPQKLETRVIDMVTPLGFGQRALIVAPPRTGKTVILQQLANAICANHPDVHVIVLLIDERPEEVTDFRRNTPESVEVVASTFDEEASRHIQVAEMVSEKARRMVEFGEHVVILLDSITRLARGYNNAMPNSGKIGSGGVDNAALIKPKKFFGSARNIEHGGSLTIIGTALVDTGSRADEVIFEEFKGTGNAELHLDRKLVEKRIYPAIDVAASGTRREELLLDAKEHELIIRLRKVVSDMNVVEAMELLKSRLSKTKSNAEFLMTMNMG; encoded by the coding sequence ATGAGCAAGCGTCGTCGCCGCCGTAAGGGCGGAGGCTCTCCCGGATCGTATGGATCTTTCGCACCGTCGGCCCCGACCGTGGTTCTCACGCCGGGTGCCATCCCTTCGGACGAGCAGCTCGAACAGGAGATCGCGGCGCTCGAAGCCGAGATCCAGGGCAAGTACGACCTGGCGAGCAAGGATGACCTCGACCTCGCGGAGCTTCAGAAGAAGACCGGCGAGGAGCTCATCAAGCTCGCGAAGAAGGAAGGCCTCGAGGAGCAGGCGGGGCTGCCCAAGCAGAAGCTCGTCTTTGAGATCCTGAAGGCCCGCGCTCAGAAGCATGGGCTGATGACGGCGACCGGCACGCTCGAAGTGCTGCCCGACGGCTACGGCTTCCTGCGCAGCCCCGAGTACTCCTACCTCGCGAGCCCCGACGACATCTATGTGAGTCCATCGCAGATCCGTCGCTTCGGCCTCCGCAAGGGTCAGGTCGTCACCGGACTCGTGCGTCCTCCGAAGGACACCGAGATCTACTTCGCGCTCCTGCGCGTCGACAAGGTGAATGGGCGCGAGCCGAAGATCCTCGCCGATCTCCCCACCTTCGAGAACCTGACGCCGCTCCACCCGAACAAGCGCATTCACCTCGAAATGCTCGGCCAGCCGCAGAAGCTGGAGACCCGCGTGATCGACATGGTGACGCCGCTCGGCTTCGGGCAGCGCGCCCTCATCGTGGCCCCGCCGCGCACCGGCAAGACGGTCATTCTGCAGCAGCTCGCCAATGCGATCTGCGCGAATCACCCCGATGTGCATGTCATCGTGCTGCTCATCGACGAACGCCCCGAGGAGGTGACGGACTTCCGACGCAACACGCCGGAGTCCGTTGAAGTCGTCGCGAGCACCTTCGACGAGGAGGCATCGCGCCACATCCAGGTGGCGGAGATGGTTTCGGAGAAGGCGCGCCGAATGGTCGAGTTCGGCGAGCATGTCGTCATCCTGCTCGACTCGATCACGCGACTCGCGCGCGGCTACAACAACGCCATGCCGAACTCGGGCAAGATCGGCTCGGGTGGTGTCGACAACGCGGCGCTCATCAAGCCCAAGAAGTTCTTCGGCTCTGCTCGCAACATCGAGCACGGCGGCTCACTGACGATCATCGGGACGGCGCTCGTCGATACCGGCAGCCGCGCTGACGAGGTCATCTTCGAGGAGTTCAAGGGCACCGGCAACGCGGAGCTGCACCTCGACCGCAAGCTTGTCGAGAAGCGCATCTATCCGGCCATCGATGTCGCCGCGAGCGGCACGCGCCGCGAGGAGCTGCTGCTCGATGCCAAGGAGCATGAGCTCATCATCCGATTGCGCAAGGTCGTTTCCGACATGAATGTGGTCGAGGCCATGGAACTCCTGAAGAGCCGGCTCTCCAAGACCAAGTCCAATGCCGAGTTCCTGATGACCATGAACATGGGCTGA
- a CDS encoding oligosaccharide flippase family protein gives MTSAPTPPPDASSLRRIASRGSMWTLAESLSSKVLSLTAQLILAWELSESEMGVANQAVMAASFLFLANAAAVSDLLTARTKGFRRWARVGNQLSLYSGLGSFLLVMALGPLVAMLYAPEDQTLTWYLSLLAVAALRMLFYTLACATHAQLRVDFRFRAISLVHFLSNVFLAGGSLLLALLDAGSFALVGGLTIGAVVRWIGFWWFAGAKVKQAPRSPPVKLLFSGLGWLLAAQYIATVAATSGVLILGLYADASEVGIYAVAFNLSYQVTVLFSFGLGQVLQPVLGVLSSDSDRQAGAFIRASGVILLLAIPLCLIQAALSEPLLRFAFPERWLPSAWPLLILSAAQAMAISQGPTLAMLKAQRRFRILCLWQGAQTLAYITLLVVLCPMGGAMGASVAMLVQFTVFGPIGIWLAIRVSPKYGWSEVAFMHVRPALIGLGLGVAAWWSSTLFPATRLGALAALMITGFGSVAAMWVLFRFFTPKRYNEIIRTFRGRSEASVSVSQE, from the coding sequence ATGACCAGCGCCCCGACACCACCTCCCGATGCCTCGTCGCTCCGTCGGATCGCTTCACGCGGCTCCATGTGGACCCTCGCGGAGAGCCTGTCGAGCAAGGTGCTCTCGCTGACGGCCCAACTCATCCTCGCGTGGGAGCTCAGTGAAAGCGAGATGGGCGTCGCCAACCAGGCGGTCATGGCGGCGTCGTTTCTGTTTCTCGCGAATGCCGCGGCGGTGTCGGACCTGCTCACGGCGCGCACCAAGGGGTTTCGACGCTGGGCCCGGGTGGGCAATCAACTCTCACTCTACTCCGGGCTCGGCTCATTCCTGCTCGTCATGGCGCTTGGGCCGTTGGTGGCCATGCTTTATGCACCAGAGGACCAGACGCTCACCTGGTACCTCTCGCTGCTCGCCGTGGCGGCGCTGCGGATGCTCTTCTACACCCTCGCCTGCGCGACCCACGCACAACTTCGAGTTGACTTCCGATTCCGCGCAATCTCACTCGTTCACTTCCTGTCGAATGTCTTTCTGGCGGGGGGGTCGCTCCTGCTCGCCCTGCTCGACGCAGGGAGCTTTGCGCTTGTGGGCGGCCTGACGATCGGCGCCGTCGTGCGCTGGATCGGCTTCTGGTGGTTCGCGGGTGCGAAGGTGAAGCAGGCGCCGCGGAGTCCGCCGGTCAAGCTTCTCTTCAGCGGGCTCGGCTGGCTGCTCGCTGCGCAGTACATCGCGACGGTGGCGGCCACTTCGGGCGTGTTGATCCTCGGCCTCTACGCCGACGCGAGTGAGGTCGGCATTTACGCGGTGGCATTCAACCTCAGCTACCAGGTGACGGTGCTCTTCTCATTCGGCCTGGGGCAGGTGCTTCAGCCGGTGCTCGGAGTGCTCTCCTCCGACTCCGATCGACAGGCTGGCGCATTCATCCGCGCCAGCGGCGTCATCCTGCTGCTGGCGATTCCGCTCTGCCTGATTCAGGCGGCGCTCTCGGAGCCGCTGCTGCGATTCGCATTCCCGGAGCGATGGCTTCCCTCGGCGTGGCCGCTGCTGATTCTGAGTGCGGCGCAGGCGATGGCCATCTCACAGGGTCCCACGCTGGCCATGCTGAAGGCACAGCGCCGCTTCCGAATTCTCTGTCTCTGGCAGGGCGCGCAGACGCTTGCGTACATCACGCTGCTGGTCGTGCTTTGCCCGATGGGCGGGGCGATGGGTGCCTCGGTCGCCATGCTCGTGCAGTTCACTGTCTTCGGCCCAATCGGGATCTGGCTCGCCATCAGGGTGTCGCCGAAGTACGGCTGGTCCGAGGTCGCCTTCATGCATGTCCGACCGGCGCTGATCGGCCTCGGCCTCGGCGTGGCCGCGTGGTGGTCCTCCACGCTCTTCCCAGCGACGCGGCTCGGCGCTCTGGCGGCGCTCATGATCACCGGCTTCGGCAGCGTCGCCGCGATGTGGGTGCTCTTCCGGTTCTTCACGCCGAAGCGCTACAACGAGATCATTCGCACCTTCCGAGGGCGATCCGAAGCCTCGGTCTCGGTGTCGCAGGAGTGA
- a CDS encoding SDR family oxidoreductase codes for MSRAMVITGTSRGIGLQLVETFLERGWRVFGCSRGPSDLKHERYEHFEVDVGDEKAVVNMFGAVRRSGVPLAALLNNAGSASMNHVLTTPVETMEKLFRVNTLGTMLCTREAAKMMVLRRQGRIINFGSVACSYALEGEAVYVATKAAVEAYTRVVARELGDYGVTVNAISPNPVKTDLIAGVPQAKMTALVNRQSIKRYGEYQDILQVVDFLLDDRTTFTTGQVIYLGGP; via the coding sequence GTGAGCCGCGCCATGGTCATCACGGGGACGAGCCGGGGCATCGGCCTCCAGCTCGTCGAAACCTTCCTCGAGCGGGGCTGGCGGGTCTTTGGCTGCTCGCGCGGTCCGTCGGATCTCAAGCATGAGCGCTACGAGCACTTCGAGGTCGATGTCGGAGATGAAAAGGCCGTCGTCAACATGTTCGGGGCTGTTCGCCGCAGCGGCGTGCCCCTTGCCGCGCTCCTGAACAACGCCGGCAGCGCCAGCATGAACCATGTGCTGACGACGCCGGTCGAGACCATGGAGAAGCTCTTCCGGGTGAACACGCTCGGCACCATGCTCTGCACGCGCGAAGCCGCGAAGATGATGGTTCTGCGGCGCCAGGGGCGCATCATCAACTTCGGGTCGGTGGCCTGCTCCTACGCGCTCGAAGGCGAGGCGGTCTATGTCGCGACGAAGGCCGCGGTCGAGGCCTACACGCGCGTCGTCGCGCGGGAGCTGGGCGACTACGGCGTCACCGTGAACGCCATCTCTCCGAATCCTGTGAAGACCGACCTCATCGCCGGCGTGCCGCAGGCGAAGATGACGGCGCTGGTCAATCGACAATCGATCAAGCGCTACGGCGAGTATCAGGACATCCTTCAGGTGGTGGACTTCCTTCTCGATGATCGGACGACCTTCACCACGGGACAGGTGATCTACCTCGGGGGGCCGTGA
- a CDS encoding class I SAM-dependent methyltransferase — translation MRPEQLNEFIDPETGRPLRLDQHALSMDGAHVREGRLVTEDGSTSFPIVRGIPRFVGADNYAGNFGLQWQKHAKLQLDSYNGSTLTRERFFRTTGWPERMDGDRILEAGSGAGRFSEIMLSTGARLSTFDFSQAVQANYANNGEHPNFCIFQGDIYRIPFPAGSFDRVFCLGVLQHTPDVRKSFAALARMVRPGGSLSVDVYPKMLRTMLHWKYVMRPITTRMKPEKLYRFVEWYAPKLIPLARFMRSIAGRGGARLVPILEQSNLGVDLKYNREWTILDTYDALSATYDFPQTDATMARWYAEEGFVDVKVHEGACSGRRPESPSTLPKAAAAHPTPD, via the coding sequence ATGCGCCCCGAACAGCTCAATGAGTTCATCGATCCGGAGACCGGCCGTCCGCTTCGCCTGGACCAGCACGCGCTCTCCATGGACGGGGCCCATGTCCGCGAGGGGCGCCTCGTGACGGAGGATGGCTCCACTTCCTTTCCGATTGTGCGCGGCATTCCACGGTTCGTCGGAGCGGACAACTATGCCGGCAACTTCGGCCTCCAGTGGCAGAAGCACGCGAAGCTCCAACTGGACAGCTACAACGGCTCCACGCTCACGCGCGAGCGCTTCTTCCGAACCACCGGATGGCCGGAGCGCATGGATGGCGACCGGATTCTCGAAGCGGGTTCTGGCGCGGGGCGATTCAGCGAGATCATGCTCTCGACCGGCGCCCGGCTCTCCACCTTCGACTTCAGTCAGGCCGTGCAGGCCAACTACGCCAACAACGGCGAGCATCCGAACTTCTGCATCTTCCAGGGCGACATCTATCGCATTCCATTCCCGGCGGGGAGCTTCGATCGCGTCTTCTGTCTCGGCGTGCTCCAGCACACGCCCGATGTGCGGAAGAGCTTCGCGGCGCTGGCGCGCATGGTTCGACCGGGCGGCTCTCTCTCGGTCGATGTCTATCCGAAGATGCTGCGGACCATGCTGCACTGGAAGTATGTGATGCGGCCTATCACCACCCGCATGAAGCCGGAGAAGCTCTACCGCTTCGTCGAGTGGTACGCCCCCAAGCTCATTCCTCTCGCGAGGTTCATGCGCTCGATTGCCGGTCGCGGCGGCGCTCGACTGGTGCCGATTCTCGAGCAATCGAACCTTGGCGTCGATCTCAAGTACAACCGGGAGTGGACCATCCTTGACACCTACGACGCGCTCTCGGCGACCTACGACTTTCCGCAGACCGATGCAACCATGGCGCGGTGGTACGCCGAAGAGGGCTTCGTCGATGTGAAGGTGCACGAGGGAGCATGCAGTGGTCGGCGCCCGGAGTCTCCCTCGACGCTTCCGAAGGCCGCTGCCGCGCATCCGACACCTGACTGA